A region of the Esox lucius isolate fEsoLuc1 chromosome 10, fEsoLuc1.pri, whole genome shotgun sequence genome:
TGGCTAAGAAAGTGCTGCTGGCATTACCCTGTTTTTTCCCCATGAATTGACAGTatatggattctttatacccCACCGAGTTATTCGCAAATGCCATGTTCCACCTTACAACATCTATTTTTTGTTACAAGGCAATATATTTATCAATATTAAACAAACGTCTGTTCCAAattcttaattattttaatgtacactCGCCTAAtagattattaggaacagcaTACTAATactctgtttgaccccctttcgcctttagaactgccttaattctatgtggcattgattcaacaaggtgctgaaagcattctttatgtcacggttgtgggatgaagaggacacaggcgcagagtagaggtaggtaaggtaatccatttaatacaaaataaagaatgcaggactccaacaaaacaaaaagcagcaaccagtgacgtgggtattccttacacaggataaacaaaaccaaaatgaaccacgccttggggcctacaaactacacttaaatagggtccccaattggaggcaatgactaacacctgcctccaattggggaaaccaaaaaaaggagtagaggtggctaaaggccacctcctgtcctgtcctggctatgccccgagcccagcgcagagatggctaggggcacagccaggacgtgacagtacccccccccaaaggcgcgggctcccgaccgcaagaccgggacgaccacacccggaccggcggaggctcagcgcccggagccgccggcacaggccggggaggcggagccgcagggacaggccagggaggcagagggtcaggagacgggagagccggtggagggacaggaaccggcaggagagccggcggcgggtcgtcaggaggagcaggagccgggggaaccggcggagggtcgacagccggcggaggagcaggagccgggggagccggtggaggaataggagacggggaaaccggcggagggtcaggagccggcggaagagccggcggaggagcaggagacgggggagccggcgggggaataggagccggcggaggagcaggagccgggggaggcggcggagggtccggagccggcggaggagtaggagccgggggagccggcggaggaataggagacgggggagccggcggagggtcaggagccggcggaggagcaggagacgggggagccggcgggggaataggagccggtggaggagcaggagccgggggagccggcggagggtccggagccggcggaagagccggcggaggagcaggagatggggaaaccggcggagggtcagtagccggcggaagagccggcggaggagtaggagccggcggaggagcaggagacgggggagccggcgggggaataggagccggtggaggagcaggagccgggggagccggcggaggagtaggagccgggggagccggcggaggaataggagacgggggagccggcggagggtcaggagccggcggaggagcaggagacgggggagccggcgggggaataggagccggtggaggagcaggagccgggggagccggcggagggtccggagccggtgggagagccggcggaggagtaggagacgggggagccggcgggggaataggagccggtggaggagcaggagccgggggagccggcggagggtccggagccggcgggagagctggcggaggagtaggagccgggggagccggcggaggaataggagccggccgaggaataggagacgggggagcaggagacgggggagccggcgggggaataggagccggtggaggagcaggagccgggggagccggcggagggtcagaaccctgtgggagagccggcgaaggagccggagacagggaagccggcggagggtcagggagagccggcggaggttcagggagagccgggacaggcgagggcgccgctgaggccgggacaggcgagggcgccgctgaggccgggacaggcgagggcgccgctgaggccgggacaggcgagggcgccgtaggacgatgcgggggctcctgggcaggtgaaggcgctgcgggacaaggcggccagtccaccgcgggctcgggcggcggccagtcatccgcggcctcgtgcggcggcggccagtcatccgtggcctcgggcggccagtcaaccgctggctcgggcggcggcggccagtcatccacggccccgggcggcggcgaccagtcatccgctggctcgggcggcggcggccagtcatccgcgggcccgggcggcggcggccagtcatccgcggacccgggcggcggcggccagtcatccgcgggcccgggcggcggcggccagtcatccgcgggcccaggcggcggcggccagtcatccgcgggcccgggcggcggccagtccacggcgggtcctggcggcggcgaaaacagggcagcgggaggagctggcggctgaggccactgggcagcgggtggagctggcggctgaggccactgggcagcgggtggagctggcggctgaggccactgggcagcgggaggagctggcggctgaggccactgggcagcgggaggagctggcggctgaggccactgggcagcgggtggagctggcggcggaggccactgggcagcgggtggagctggcggcggaggccactgggcagcgggaggagctggcggcggaggccactgggcagcgggaggagctggcggctgcggccactgggcagcgggaggagctggcggcggaggccactgggcagcgggaggagctggcagctgcggccactgggcagcgggaggagctggcggctgaggccactgggcagcgggaggagctggcggctgaggccactgggcagcgggaggagctggcggctgcggccactgggcagcgggaggagctggcggctgcggccactgggcagcggggggcgctggcagcgctgactgcgtctcccaggcagcggggaacgctggctgcggctcccaagcagcggggggcgctggctgcggctcccaagcagcgggggacgctggctgcggctcccaagcagcggggagcgctggctgcggctcccaggcagcgggggacgctggctgcggctcccgggcagcagggggcactggcggcgctggctgcggctcccaggcagcggggggcgctggctgcggctcccgggcagcagggggcgctggcggcgctggctgcggctcccaggcagcgggggacgctggctgcagctcccaagcagcggggggcgctggctgcggctcccaagcagcaggggttgctggcggcgctggctgcg
Encoded here:
- the LOC117594966 gene encoding vegetative cell wall protein gp1-like, translating into PVPALPEPPPALPDPPPASLSPAPSPALPQGSDPPPAPPAPAPPPAPIPPPAPPSPAPPSPIPRPAPIPPPAPPAPTPPPALPPAPDPPPAPPAPAPPPAPIPPPAPPSPTPPPALPPAPDPPPAPPAPAPPPAPIPPPAPPSPAPPPAPDPPPAPPSPIPPPAPPAPTPPPAPPAPAPPPAPIPPPAPPSPAPPPAPTPPPALPPATDPPPVSPSPAPPPALPPAPDPPPAPPAPAPPPAPIPPPAPPSPAPPPAPDPPPAPPSPIPPPAPPAPTPPPAPDPPPPPPAPAPPPAPIPPPAPPSPAPPPALPPAPDPPPVSPSPIPPPAPPAPAPP